In the genome of Sphingopyxis sp. YF1, the window TCGGCGTCGAGCTGGTGGAACTGGCGATAGCGGCCCTTCTGCGGGCGCTCGTAGCGGAACAGCGGCCCATGGGTCGCCACTTTCAGCGGCGCGAACTGCTGCCAGCCGCCCGTGACATAGGCGCGCGCGATCCCCGCGGTGAATTCGGGGCGCAGCGTGATCGATTCGCCGCCGCGGTCCTCGAACGAATACATTTCCTTCGACACGACGTCGGTGGTCTCGCCCAGCGAGCGCGCGAACACCGCGGTCGGCTCGATCACCGGCACCTCGACGCGCTTGAAACCATAGAGGCGGCGCACCCGGTCGAAGGCGTCGACGACGTGCTGGAAGCGGTCGGCGAAATCGCCGAGCATGTCCTGGGTGCCGCGAACCGGCTGCGGCGTCTGGATCTTCGCGGATTTGTCCTTGCTCATGCCGCGCGCGTCTAATCGCTTTTGGTCGAAAGGCAAAGCGCGCGTGCAGTCCCCCGGCTGGACCTTCCCCGCAAATGGCGGCAGAACGTCGCCATGAAAAAAGCACCGTTCGTCGCAGCCGCCCTCATCGCCCTCATTCCCGGAGTCCGGGCACAGGACGGCAACAGCCGCCCCGAACCCGTCGTGCAACCCTTCACCATCCCGCTCCCCGCCGACCGGCCCTATCCCGGCACGATGCAATTGCGCGTCGACGCCACCGACGTCGCGCGCGGCATCTTTCGCGTCCGCCAGACGATCCCGGTGGCGAAGAGCGGCAAGCTGACCCTGCTCTATCCCGAATGGCTGCCCGGCAAGCACGCCCCGCGCGGCGCAATCGCCGAGGTCGCGGGGTTCAGGGCCAGCGCCGGCGGCAAGCCGCTCGTCTGGACGCGCCAGCCGACCGACGTCTACGCTTTCGACATCGACGTGCCGCAGGGGGTGAAGAGCATCGACATCGCCTTCGATTTCCTGTCGCCGACGCGCAGCAGCGAGGGGCGCGTCGTCGCCACCCCGGCGATGATCAACCTGCAATGGGAACAGGTGAGCGTCTATCCCGCGGGCTGGTTCACGCGCCAGATTCCGGTGCAGCTCGACGTCACGCTGCCCGAGGGCTGGACGGGCGCGGCCGCGCTCGACGGCCTGAAAGTCTCGGGCAATCGCTACAGCTACGCCCCCACCAGCTATGAAAATCTGGTCGACAGCCCGATGTTCGCGGGCGCCCATTTCCGCAAATGGGACCTGGGGCAGAATGTCACGCTCAATGTCGTCGCCGACGAGGCGAAATATCTCGAGGCCAGCCCCGACCATATCGCCCGCCACGCCGCGCTCGTCGCCGAGACGGTGGCGCTGTTCGGGGTGCGCCATTTCGACCGCTACGAATTCCTGCTCGCGCTCACCGACCAGCTCGGCGGCATCGGGCTCGAACACCATCGGTCGAGCGAAAACAGCCGCAACCCCGACTATTTCACCAAATGGGACGAGAATGACAGCGAACGCGGGCTGCTCCCGCACGAACTGGTGCATAGCTGGAACGGCAAATACCGCCGCCCCGACAAGCTCTGGACCCCCGACTACCGCACGCCGATGCAGGACAATCTCCTGTGGGTCTACGAAGGCCAGACGAGCTTCTGGGACCTCGTCCTCGCGGGGCGTTCGGGGATGCAGTCGAAGGAAATGGTGCTCGCCGAATGGGCCACCAACGCCGGTTTCTATGCGGTCCAGCCCGGCCGCGCGTGGCGCTCGGTCGAAGATACGACGCTCGATCCGATCATCGCCGGCCGCAAGGCACGCGCCTTCCCCAGCGCGACGCGCACCGAGGATTATTACAACGAAGGCTCGCTGATGTGGCTCGAGGCCGACATGCTGATTCGCAATGCGACCGGCAACGGAAAGAGCCTCGACGATTTCGCGCGCGCCTTCTTCGGCGGGCGCGAGGGCGACTGGGGCCAGTCGCCCTATGATTTCGACGACGTCGTCACGGCGCTGAACGCCGTCCATCCGTACGACTGGGCGAAATTCCTGCGCGAGCGGATGCAGGCGAGCGGCCGTCCGGCGCCGACCGCGGGGATCGAGGCCGCGGGTTACCGCCTCGTCTGGCGCGACGCCCCGAACGCCTATGACCGCGACCGCATGGCGCAGGCGAAGAACGCCGACCTCACCCACAGCCTGGGGCTGGTCATCGACCGCGACGGGGTCGCGGGCAGCATCCTGTGGGACGGCCCCGCCTTCAGGGCCGATATCGTCAACGGGACGAAGATCGTCGCCGTCGACGGCCTCGCCTACAGCCGCGAACGCATCGAAACCGCGATCCGCGCCGCAACCGACGGCAAGACGCCGGTGAAGCTGCTCGTCGAGCGCGGTGGGCGCTACCGCAATGTCGAGATCGACTATCGCGGCGGGCTGCGCTGGCCGCACCTCGAAAAGGCCGGCGCCGGCCCCGACGCCTTCGATCGCCTGCTCGCCCCGAGGCGGAGCCTGTAAGGCCAATCCCCGCGCCTTCCTCTGGCATCCCCGGGGGACTCCCGCATCGCGCAGCCGCGATGCGGGGCTTAATCCCTCGACTTCGCCCGCCCGCAAGGTCTAAGGCGCGCGCGAATCAAAAACCAAAGGACATCTCCCATGCGCATCGACCTCATCCCGGCCGGCGACAGCCCGCCCGACAGCCTCAACGTCCTGATCGAGGTCCCGATCGGCGGCGAGCCGGTGAAATATGAGTTCGACAAGGCTTCGGGCGCGCTGTTCGTCGATCGCTTCCTCCACACCCCGATGCGCTACCCCGCCAACTACGGCTTCGTCCCGCACACGCTGGGCGAGGATGGCGATCCGCTCGACGCGCTCGTCGTCGCGCGCTCGCCGATCGTCGCGGGCGCAGTGGTCAAGTGCCGCCCGATCGGCGTGCTGTTGATGGAAGACGATGCCGGCGGCGACGAGAAGCTGCTCTGCGTGCCGGTCAACAAGACCTTCCCCTATTACAAGGATGTCGCGACCTACACCGACATGCCGCCGATCGTGCTCCAGCAGATCGAGCATTTCTTCACCCACTACAAGGATCTCGAGCCCGGCAAATGGGCCAAGCTCAACGGCTGGGGCGACGTCGACGACGCCAAGCGCATCATCGTCGAATGCATCGAGCGCGCGAAGAAGACGGGGTTCTGATCCCATCACCGTAGCCCTGAGCCTGTCGAAGGGCGCCTCTCGGATAGGCGCCCTTCGACAGGCTCAGGGCTACGGTTCTATGGGTTCACCTCGCCCTCGTCGGCCAGCACCCGCACATCGGTGCGCGGATAGGGGACCCGGACCCCCGCTTCCCTGAACCGGTCCCAGATCGTCAGAAACACCTCGCCCTGGATATTGCCGAGCCCCGCTTCGGGGTCCGAAATCCAGTAGCGCAGCTCATGCTCGATCGCCCGCTCGCCAAAGGCAGTGATCCACACCACCGGTTCGGGATCGGCCAGGATGCGCGGGTTGGCCTTCGCGGTTTCGACCATGATCGCCTGCGCGACGCGCAGGTCGCAGTCATAGGCGACCGGCACGCGCATCCGCACGCGCACGTCGCGGCTCGAATAGCTCCAGTTCTCGACCGGCTGGGTCATCAGCAATTCGTTCGGGATCAGGTGCTTCTTGCCGTCGCGCGTCACGACGCTGACCGCGCGCACCCCGATCTTGGCGACCCGTCCGACGTTGGGAATGCCGTTGATCGTCGCCGAACTGCCCATGCTGCTGCCGTCGCCGACGACGATCACGTCGCCCGGCTTGATCGAACGGTCCATCAGCAGGATGATGCCGGCGATCAGGTTGCCGACGGTCTTTTGCAGGCCGAAACCGATCGCGAGCCCCGCGGCGCCCGAAAAGACCGCGAGCGCGGTGAGATCGATCCCGAGCAGGTCGATGCCGAACAGCAGCGCGAGCGTGAACAGCGCGATCGCGATCAGCTTTTCGGTCAACAGCCGCTGCGTATCGTCGATCTGCTTGTTGCGGCGCAGCAGCCATTTGATCGCGCGCATCGCGAGCCGGACCGCGATGTAGAGCAGGATCGCGACGACCACCGTCGAAAACACGCTGTAGAGCGAGAGGCGATATTGGCCGACGTCGATGCCGATCGCACGCATCGTCGCGACGACGCCCTCCGCCCCCTGGCGAAGCCCCGCCTCGACGTTCATGCGGCCATCGCCGCGAAACCGCGCGCAAGGTCGGCGATCAGGTCTTCGGCATCCTCGAGCCCGATCGACAGGCGGACGAGCGGGTCGGGGTCGCTCCACGCGGTCGCGGTGCGGATGGTCCCGGGATTGCTCGGCACGACGAGGCTTTCATAGCCGCCCCAGCTGAAGCCGATCCCGAAGTGCGCCAGCGCCTCGATGAAGCGCGTGCGCCCGGCCTCGTCGGCGCCCTTCAGCGTGAAACCGAACAGTCCGCTCGCCCCCTTGAAATCGCGCGCCCAGATCGCGTGCCCGGGATCGCCCGGCAGCGCCGGGTGCAGCACGCGCCCGACCTCGGCACGGTCCGCGAGCCAGTTCGCGACCGCAAGCCCGCTCTCGCGGTGCCGCGCCAGCCGCACGTCGAGCGTCCTCAGGCCGCGCAGCATCAGCGCGCAATCGTCGGGCGAGACCGCGTGGCCGAGCTGGTAGGTCGCGCTGCGCAGCTTCGGCCACACCGCCTTCGTCGCGGTGAGCGACCCCATCATCGCATCCGAATGCCCGCCGACATATTTGGTCAGGCTCATCATCGTCACGTCGACTCCGTGCGCCAGCGCGGGGAAACAGAGCGGCGTCGCCCAGGTGTTGTCGAGCATCGTCAGCACCCCGCGCTCGCGCGCGACCGCAGCAATCGCGGGCACATCCTGCACCTCGAAGGTCAGGCTGCCCGGCGATTCGAGGAAGATCAGCTTCGTCGCCGGGGTGATCAGCTCGGCGATACCGGCGCCGACCAGCGGATCATAATAGGTCGTGCTGACGCCGTAACGGCGCAGCATTCCGTCGCAAAAGGCGCGCGTCGGCTCATAGGCGCTGTCGACCATCAGCAGATGGTCGCCCGGCGACAGCAGCGCGAGCAGCCCCGCCGAATTGGCCGCGACCCCCGACGGATAGAGCAATGTGCCCTCGGCCCCCGGCTCCATCCCGGTCAGCGCATCGGCGAGCGCCCACACCGTCGGCGTCCCGCGGCGGCCGTAATAGAGCTTGTCGTGCGTCGCATGTCCGCGCGCCTTGAGGTCGGCGATGCTGTCGTACAGGATCGTCGAGGCGCGCCACACCGGCGGGTTGACGACGCCTCCGCCGAGCCGCGGGTCGCCGGTCCATTCGGGCCGCCGCCCGCCCTGCACCAGCCGGGTCGCGGGGCGGAGAGTGTCGTCGTCGGATTCGTGATTGTTCGCCATGCGTGTCCGTTAGCCCAATGTGCCCCAAACATATACCGTTCGCCCCGAGCTTGTCGAAGCGCCGTTCCTTCTTTCCGGCGCGGCAAGCCGAAGGCCGGTGCTTCGACAAGCTCGGCACGAACCGATCATGGGAGTGAAGCTATACGAAACCCAGCGCCAGCCCCGCCGCCGAGCACAGCGCCAGCATCGGGATGATCCCGAGCCGGAAGCCGAACAACAGCACCGCCGCGAGCAGCGCCAGCGCGGCCGCGGGACCGTCGATGCTGGACAGGACCGGCACCTCGACGCCCCAGCCGGTGCGGACCAGCTCGCGGAACAGCACGTGCAACGCGAACCACAGCGACAGGTTGGCGATCACGCCCACCACCGCCGCGGTCACCGCCGCGAGCGCACCCTTGAGCCCCGCCGCGCGTTCGAGCCGGTCGATCCACGGTGCAAAGGCGAAAATCCACAGAAAACAGGGCGCGAAGGTCACCCACAGCGTCAGCCCCGCGCCGAGGAATGCCGCAACAAAGGGCGTAAAGGGCGCCGCATCGCGATAGGCCGCGAGGAAACCGACGAACTGGGTGACGAGGATCAGCGGCCCCGGCGTCGTTTCGGCGAGCCCGAGCCCGTCGGCCATCTCGCCCGGGCGCAGCCAGCCGAACCCGCTCACCGCCTCCTGCGCCATATAGGCGAGCACCGCGTAGGCGCCGCCGAAGGTCACCACCGCGAGCTGCGAGAAAAAGGCGCCGATGTCCCACAGGACATGGCCGCGTCCCAGCGTCACGAGGATCAGCAGCATCGGCGCCGCCCAGATCGCCCCCCACAGCAGCACCGCGCGCAGGCTTTCGCGCCACGCCGCGCGCGCGGGCGGCGGCGGCGCGCCGTTCGTCACCGGCGCGAGCTTCAGCCATTCGGGCCGCCAGCGCCCTGCGGCCCAGCCGGTGAGCAGCGCCGCGAGCACGACCAGCGGAAACGGCAGGGCGAGCAGCGCGATGCCGACGAAGGAGGCGATCGCGATCGCGCGCTGGAGCGGGGTCCGGAGCGCGCGCGCGGCGATACGCAGCAGCGCCTGCACGACGATCGCGAGCACCGCGGCCTTGATCCCCAGGAACAGCGCGGCGAACCAGCCGAGCCCCGCCGCCATCACATAGAGCACCGACAGGCCGAGCATCACCAGCGCGCCGGGAACAATGAACAGCAGCCCCGCGGCCAGCCCGCCCCTGAACCCGTGCAGCCGCCAGCCGATCCACGTCGCGAGCTGCTGCGCCTCGGGGCCCGGGAGCAGGTGACAGAAATTGAGCGCGTGGAGAAAGGTCGCCTCGTCGACCCAGCGGCGGTCGTCGACGAACTCGCGGTGCATCAGCGCGATCTGGCCCGCCGGGCCGCCGAAGCTGAGCAGGCCGACGCGTGCATAGGCGCGTACGGCTTCGGCGAAGGATGGGTGCTGGAGGGGAAGGTTGGGGTCGGGATCTGGCGTCATCGTCATGCTTCTCCAGCCGGCAAAGCCGGGTGAAAAAACAACGCTTGGGCGGACGCCTGACCGGGAGGTTGCCTGACCCCGATGGCGCAGGACTAACGCCGCAGCCCCGGAGCGGGCAAGCAAGAAAAAGCTGCACGGCAAGGAAGCCGCGCTTTCGGCCGGATCAGGCCCCTCCCCCGAAGGCGGCGAGGGGCCTGCAAGCGCCTCAGGCGGCGCCGGTCGCCTTGGGCGTCGCGGGATCGGCGCCCCATTCGGTCCAGCTGCCGTCGTAAACCGCGACATCGTCCTTGCCGAGCAGGTGGGCGCCGAACGCAACCACGGTCGCGGTCATGCCGCTGCCGCAGGTCGTGACGAGCGGCTGGTCGAGGTCGATGCCCGCGGCGTCGAACGCGGCCTTGAGCGCATCGCCCTGCTTCCAGGTCCCGTCGGCGTTGAACAATTCGCTGTGCGGCAGGCTGCGCGAGCCGGGGATGTGGCCCGGCGCCATGCCCGGGCGCGGGTCGCGCTCCTCGCCGGTGAAGCGCGCGGCGGGGCGCGCGTCGACGACCTGTTCGGCGGCGCTCGCCACGTTCGCGAGCATCTCGTCCTTGGTGCGCACCGCCTTGGCGTCGCGCCACACGGTGAAATGGCGGTGGCGCAGCGTCTGCTTGCCCATTTCGAGCGGCCGCCCCTCGGCCTTCCACTTGGCGAGCCCGCCGTCCAGGAGTGCAACGTCGTGAGCGCCGAACAATTTCAGCAACCACCACCCCCGCGCCGCGCTCTTGAGCGGGCTGTCGTCGTAGATCACGATGCGGCTGCCGTCGCCGAGCCCGAGCGATTGCATGCGGCTCGCGAATTTTTCCGCCGGCGGCGCCATATTGTCGATGTCGCTGTTCGTGTCGGCCAGTTCGGCGAGGTCCATGAATACCGCGCCGGGGATGTGGCCGGCTTCATATTCGGCGCGCGCGTCGCGATCGGTCCCGGCCAAGAATTTCGTCGCATCGACGACCCGCAGGTCCGATGCCCCCAGTTCGCGTTCCAGCCAGTCGGTTGAGACCAAGGCGTCCATGTCATGCTCCTGTTACGACCCGACGGAAGACCTGTTCCTGTCCCCTCGCCTGCCATCCTGCGGTTCTTTCCGGGGAGCGCCAGCCTATGCCCCCACCGGTGCTTTTTCAAGCATCGGGGTCATGCCTTAGCCGATGCTGCACCGCAACAGAAAAGGGAGGCGCAAGCAGGCTGCGCTACTGGTCGCGGCGGACCGCGGTCGAGCGCGCGCCGGGCCGGTCGACGACATAGGTCGCGCGGTCGAGCGGGAGCGGGGCAAGCTTTTCGCTGCCGCTTGTGCCTTGTTCGCGGCCGAGCACGAAGCTGCCCGCGACCTGGCCGAAAGCATCGGCGTCGCCATCCCAGTGATAGGTCACGTCGAACGCCACCACGGGAACGAGCATTGGCTTGCCGCCGATCATCAGCGGCTCGAGGATCGCGCGTGGCAGCATCGCCTCGGTCGCCAGCGACTCGCCGTCCCCCGTCCTGATCTCCATGTCATCGCGCAACACGCTGCCCCCGGCGCCGTCGAAAAAGCGCGCGAGCACGGGTTCGGTCATCGCCGATCCCTGGTTCAACGCGATACGCACCATCAGCCCCGTCGCATCCGCGGCGCCCCGATTCGCAAGTTTGAGCGAAAAGGCGACCGCGACGTGCTCGGCGGTCATGCGGATCCCCGTGACCTCCAGCGCGAGCGACACCAACGCGCGCTGTTCGGCCGCCGGACGAGTCACGAGCGGCGAAGCGGCGCGCGCCACTGCGGCGCCCCCCGCGGGCACAGGCTCGGGGCGGCGCGCCGGTGCGGGGGCCGGATGCGGCGCTGCGGGCCGGGTCGCAGCGGCCTTCGAGGGAGGCGGCGGTGCTTCGGCGGGGCTCGCATCGCGCTCCGCGGGCGCGCCACCCGCAACGGCGGGACGTCGGCGCCAATACCAATAGCCCGCGCCCGCCGCCGCAAGCGCGGCAAGCAGCCACGCCCACACGGGCATCGCGCCTTGCGAATCCGGTACCGTGGATAAGGTCTCCGCGTCGTCGGCGGCGGGCGCGGGGACAGCCGCGGCCGGAGTTTCGACGGGACGTGACGGCGCCTCCGTCGCTGGCAGCGGCGCCGATTCGGGCGGCGGCGCGGCCACAGCCGCGGCAGGCGTGGTGCGCGTAGCGGAGGCTGCGCGGTCGGGCACGGCCGCGGCGGGCGCCTCCCGGCGTGCGGGGGAAGCCGGAGAGGCTGCCGCCCCCGGCTGTGTCGGCGCGACGCGCGGCGGCGCTGGCGTGGGCGCAGGTGTCGGGGTCTGCGGCGGGCCACGGCGTTCGCCCGGAGCGAGCGGCGCCAGACCGTTGTTCGACGGCCCCTGCATCCCTGGCGCGCGACCGTCATTCTCGGGGGCGGGGGGCAGGCGGAAATCGATCGAACGAGCGGGCGCAGCGGTTTCGCTGTCCTGCGCCGCAGCCGGCGCCAGCGGGGCCGCCGCCAGCGCCAAAGCCAGCACCGCCGACGCCGTGCCCCATGTTCCTGAAAGCCTGTCCGTCATGATCCCTACGCGATCCCGGTCGTCTCGTTGGCGCCGCATCGGCTGAATCGGCGCTGAATGATCGGCCGCATCACCGGATGACATCGGCCGCGCGCGTCCCTAGAGGGTTTCCATGTCCGATTCCACCCCTCCACGCCCCGCGCCCCTGCATCTTGGCCAGTCCAGCGCACTGCCCGCCTCGCCCGAGGCCGCGGTGCTCGACTATGTTCCCAATCCGCGCGCGGGCGAGCTCTACCTCGTCCGTTTCGCCGCGCCCGAATTCACCTCGCTCTGCCCGGTAACCGGCCAGCCCGATTTTGCGCATCTGGTCATCGACTACGCTCCGGGCGAGACCATCGTCGAATCGAAAAGCCTCAAGCTCTTTCTTGCCAGCTTCCGCAATCACGCGGGTTTCCATGAAGATTGCACGGTCGGTATCGGCCGCCGCCTGTTCGATGAAATGCGCCCCACATGGCTTCGAATCGGCGGCTATTGGTATCCGCGCGGGGGCATCCCGATCGACGTCTTCTGGCAATCGGGCGCACCGCCCGCCAGCCTGTGGCTTCCCGATCAGAGCGTTGCGCCCTATCGCGGGCGCGGCTGAGCTGAAATTCTATGAATTCAGTCGATCTTTCATCTTTCCGTCACGGTTTGCTGACACTAATGTCAAAGACATGACCACCGCCTCGCTCCCCCACAATCACGCCATCGCCGTCGGCGCCGACGCGATCGACTTTATGGGGCATGTCAACAATGCCCATTATCTGAGCTGGGTGCAGGAAGCAGTGCTCGCGCACTGGCGCAAAATTGCGCCGCCCGACGCTGTTGCGGCGCATCTGTGGGTCGCACTGAAGCACGAGATCACCTACCGCCGCCCCGCCTTCCTCGACGATCAGGTCATCGCGACGGTGATCCTCGAAAAGGTACAGGGTGCCCGCGCTTTCTACGAGACGGTTATCAAACGCGGCGAGGAAGTGCTCGCCGAGGTCAAGTCCAGCTGGTGCTGTATCGACGCCGAAACGCTGCGCCCCGCGCGGCTGGCGAGCGACGTGATCGCGCGCTTCTTTCCGGGTGAGAAGGTCTAGACGCCGCGCCTGCCCCGTTTTCGGCAAAAGGCCAGTTGGGGCTAACGAGCATTGCGTCCGCCCAGGCAGGCGACTCCCGGCGAAGCGACCACCCCGTCAAATCTGCCTACTGATGGCCCTGAGCAACCATCACGCTGCCTCGAACCGGATCGGCAGCCGCTTCAATCCGCCGACGAACACCGATTCGACGCGCGCAGGTTCGCCCGCCAGCTCCAGCCGCTTCAACCGCGGCAGCAGTTCTTCCATCAGGATGCGCATCTCCATCCGCGCAAGATGCTGGCCGAGGCACACATGCGCGCCGAAGCCGAAGGCGATCTGCTGATTCTTCGGCCGGTCGGGGTCGAAGGCGAAAGGATCGGCGAATACGCTCTCGTCGCGGTTGCCCGAAACATAGTTTAGCATCAGCCAGTCGCCCTCCCGGACCTGCTGCCCGCCGATCTCGACATCCTCGCGCGCGCTGCGCATGAAATGCTGCACCGGTGTCGACCAGCGGATCGCTTCCTCGATCAGCCCGGACTTGTCGCTTTCCGCGGCACGAAAGCGCCCGAACAGCGCGGGATCCTTCGCCATCTCCATCAGCGCGCCGGCGGTCGAGGCGCTCGTCGTGTCGTGGCCGGCGGTGGCGATGATCATATAATAACCCGCCAGTTCGCGGTCGGGGATTTGCCCGCCGTCGATCGTCGCGTTGGCGATCACCGTCGCGATATCCTCGCGCGGGTTGGCCCGGCGATCGGCGGTCAGCGCGCCGAAATATTGCTCGAAATCGGCAATGACATAGTGGAGCATCGCGATCGCCTGCTCGGCGCTGCTGATCGCTTCGCGGCTGCGGTTGAGTTCGGGGTCGGTCGATCCGAACAATTGCTGCGTCAGCATCAGCATGCGCGGCTCGTCCTCGGGCGGCACCCCCAGAATATCCATCACGACGCGCAGCGGATAATGCGCCGCGACGTCGCGCGCGAAATCGCACTCGCCATCA includes:
- a CDS encoding peptidase M61, yielding MKKAPFVAAALIALIPGVRAQDGNSRPEPVVQPFTIPLPADRPYPGTMQLRVDATDVARGIFRVRQTIPVAKSGKLTLLYPEWLPGKHAPRGAIAEVAGFRASAGGKPLVWTRQPTDVYAFDIDVPQGVKSIDIAFDFLSPTRSSEGRVVATPAMINLQWEQVSVYPAGWFTRQIPVQLDVTLPEGWTGAAALDGLKVSGNRYSYAPTSYENLVDSPMFAGAHFRKWDLGQNVTLNVVADEAKYLEASPDHIARHAALVAETVALFGVRHFDRYEFLLALTDQLGGIGLEHHRSSENSRNPDYFTKWDENDSERGLLPHELVHSWNGKYRRPDKLWTPDYRTPMQDNLLWVYEGQTSFWDLVLAGRSGMQSKEMVLAEWATNAGFYAVQPGRAWRSVEDTTLDPIIAGRKARAFPSATRTEDYYNEGSLMWLEADMLIRNATGNGKSLDDFARAFFGGREGDWGQSPYDFDDVVTALNAVHPYDWAKFLRERMQASGRPAPTAGIEAAGYRLVWRDAPNAYDRDRMAQAKNADLTHSLGLVIDRDGVAGSILWDGPAFRADIVNGTKIVAVDGLAYSRERIETAIRAATDGKTPVKLLVERGGRYRNVEIDYRGGLRWPHLEKAGAGPDAFDRLLAPRRSL
- the ppa gene encoding inorganic diphosphatase, translated to MRIDLIPAGDSPPDSLNVLIEVPIGGEPVKYEFDKASGALFVDRFLHTPMRYPANYGFVPHTLGEDGDPLDALVVARSPIVAGAVVKCRPIGVLLMEDDAGGDEKLLCVPVNKTFPYYKDVATYTDMPPIVLQQIEHFFTHYKDLEPGKWAKLNGWGDVDDAKRIIVECIERAKKTGF
- a CDS encoding mechanosensitive ion channel domain-containing protein; this encodes MNVEAGLRQGAEGVVATMRAIGIDVGQYRLSLYSVFSTVVVAILLYIAVRLAMRAIKWLLRRNKQIDDTQRLLTEKLIAIALFTLALLFGIDLLGIDLTALAVFSGAAGLAIGFGLQKTVGNLIAGIILLMDRSIKPGDVIVVGDGSSMGSSATINGIPNVGRVAKIGVRAVSVVTRDGKKHLIPNELLMTQPVENWSYSSRDVRVRMRVPVAYDCDLRVAQAIMVETAKANPRILADPEPVVWITAFGERAIEHELRYWISDPEAGLGNIQGEVFLTIWDRFREAGVRVPYPRTDVRVLADEGEVNP
- the metC gene encoding cystathionine beta-lyase gives rise to the protein MANNHESDDDTLRPATRLVQGGRRPEWTGDPRLGGGVVNPPVWRASTILYDSIADLKARGHATHDKLYYGRRGTPTVWALADALTGMEPGAEGTLLYPSGVAANSAGLLALLSPGDHLLMVDSAYEPTRAFCDGMLRRYGVSTTYYDPLVGAGIAELITPATKLIFLESPGSLTFEVQDVPAIAAVARERGVLTMLDNTWATPLCFPALAHGVDVTMMSLTKYVGGHSDAMMGSLTATKAVWPKLRSATYQLGHAVSPDDCALMLRGLRTLDVRLARHRESGLAVANWLADRAEVGRVLHPALPGDPGHAIWARDFKGASGLFGFTLKGADEAGRTRFIEALAHFGIGFSWGGYESLVVPSNPGTIRTATAWSDPDPLVRLSIGLEDAEDLIADLARGFAAMAA
- the chrA gene encoding chromate efflux transporter, which codes for MTMTPDPDPNLPLQHPSFAEAVRAYARVGLLSFGGPAGQIALMHREFVDDRRWVDEATFLHALNFCHLLPGPEAQQLATWIGWRLHGFRGGLAAGLLFIVPGALVMLGLSVLYVMAAGLGWFAALFLGIKAAVLAIVVQALLRIAARALRTPLQRAIAIASFVGIALLALPFPLVVLAALLTGWAAGRWRPEWLKLAPVTNGAPPPPARAAWRESLRAVLLWGAIWAAPMLLILVTLGRGHVLWDIGAFFSQLAVVTFGGAYAVLAYMAQEAVSGFGWLRPGEMADGLGLAETTPGPLILVTQFVGFLAAYRDAAPFTPFVAAFLGAGLTLWVTFAPCFLWIFAFAPWIDRLERAAGLKGALAAVTAAVVGVIANLSLWFALHVLFRELVRTGWGVEVPVLSSIDGPAAALALLAAVLLFGFRLGIIPMLALCSAAGLALGFV
- the sseA gene encoding 3-mercaptopyruvate sulfurtransferase; amino-acid sequence: MDALVSTDWLERELGASDLRVVDATKFLAGTDRDARAEYEAGHIPGAVFMDLAELADTNSDIDNMAPPAEKFASRMQSLGLGDGSRIVIYDDSPLKSAARGWWLLKLFGAHDVALLDGGLAKWKAEGRPLEMGKQTLRHRHFTVWRDAKAVRTKDEMLANVASAAEQVVDARPAARFTGEERDPRPGMAPGHIPGSRSLPHSELFNADGTWKQGDALKAAFDAAGIDLDQPLVTTCGSGMTATVVAFGAHLLGKDDVAVYDGSWTEWGADPATPKATGAA
- the queF gene encoding preQ(1) synthase, translated to MSDSTPPRPAPLHLGQSSALPASPEAAVLDYVPNPRAGELYLVRFAAPEFTSLCPVTGQPDFAHLVIDYAPGETIVESKSLKLFLASFRNHAGFHEDCTVGIGRRLFDEMRPTWLRIGGYWYPRGGIPIDVFWQSGAPPASLWLPDQSVAPYRGRG
- a CDS encoding thioesterase family protein, encoding MTTASLPHNHAIAVGADAIDFMGHVNNAHYLSWVQEAVLAHWRKIAPPDAVAAHLWVALKHEITYRRPAFLDDQVIATVILEKVQGARAFYETVIKRGEEVLAEVKSSWCCIDAETLRPARLASDVIARFFPGEKV
- a CDS encoding cytochrome P450; translated protein: MTKPILPGEVAAAVVDPAAYGEWGALHERLAWARANAPLAVAENPEVDPFWLVTRHADIMAISRDPQRFANGIRPTVLTNRDGEALARAATPNNDGHLIRSLVQMDAPDHMKYRLLTQSWFMPKNLRIVEERIRQIARDTVEHMLSFDGECDFARDVAAHYPLRVVMDILGVPPEDEPRMLMLTQQLFGSTDPELNRSREAISSAEQAIAMLHYVIADFEQYFGALTADRRANPREDIATVIANATIDGGQIPDRELAGYYMIIATAGHDTTSASTAGALMEMAKDPALFGRFRAAESDKSGLIEEAIRWSTPVQHFMRSAREDVEIGGQQVREGDWLMLNYVSGNRDESVFADPFAFDPDRPKNQQIAFGFGAHVCLGQHLARMEMRILMEELLPRLKRLELAGEPARVESVFVGGLKRLPIRFEAA